From a single Aestuariibius sp. HNIBRBA575 genomic region:
- a CDS encoding CBS domain-containing protein: protein MIVQQILKGKDTTGVLYLKPDAAVSEAAKVMSDKRIGTMVVSTNGKTADGILSERDIVREIGKRGVGCIDDKVSDLMTPNPITCTPNESADRVLEIMTEGRFRHLPVMENDEMIGLISIGDVVKARLAELSMEKDALQGMIMGH, encoded by the coding sequence ATGATTGTTCAGCAGATCCTGAAAGGCAAAGACACTACTGGTGTGTTATATCTGAAACCCGATGCGGCGGTTTCTGAGGCTGCGAAGGTCATGTCGGACAAGAGGATCGGGACGATGGTTGTGTCCACAAATGGCAAAACCGCCGATGGCATTTTGTCCGAACGCGACATCGTGCGTGAAATCGGCAAACGGGGCGTTGGATGTATCGACGATAAAGTCAGCGACCTGATGACGCCCAATCCCATCACATGTACCCCAAACGAATCCGCCGATCGGGTGCTGGAAATCATGACTGAGGGGCGGTTTCGCCATTTGCCCGTGATGGAAAACGACGAAATGATTGGGTTGATTTCAATCGGTGACGTCGTCAAAGCCCGCCTGGCAGAGCTGTCGATGGAAAAAGACGCCCTGCAAGGCATGATTATGGGTCACTAA
- a CDS encoding LysR family transcriptional regulator, with product MNWDDMRVFLAVARAEGLSAAAPVLKLDPATISRRILRLEERMGAALFTKSPQGYALTDLGQRLRIHASTAEEALNLATEEQSSLNAGLSGQIRIGAPDGAANFLLPQVCAALQAENPGLELQILALPRVVNLSKREADLAVTVSPPDTGRLLVQKVTDYRLHLAARSEMAAHIHDKPDLKGIPVVGYIPDMIFDKELDYLGDLGAGGVHLASNSVSVQMHMLRHSQAVGFVHDFALHCAPELRRVLMDHYSLCRSFYLVRHASDRHSQRLGQFAAAFSARLKAEVTRLEAELA from the coding sequence ATGAACTGGGACGATATGCGGGTTTTTTTGGCTGTTGCACGCGCAGAGGGGCTCTCTGCTGCGGCGCCAGTGTTAAAACTTGATCCGGCAACCATTTCGCGCCGCATTTTGCGCCTCGAAGAGCGCATGGGCGCGGCGCTGTTTACCAAATCACCGCAGGGCTATGCCTTAACCGATCTGGGACAGCGATTGCGCATACATGCCAGCACCGCAGAAGAAGCGTTAAACCTCGCCACAGAGGAACAATCATCCCTGAATGCGGGGTTAAGCGGTCAAATTCGCATCGGGGCACCAGATGGGGCGGCCAATTTTCTGTTGCCACAGGTCTGTGCGGCGCTTCAGGCTGAAAATCCGGGCTTAGAATTGCAAATTCTGGCCCTACCTCGGGTTGTGAACCTATCCAAACGCGAAGCCGATCTGGCCGTCACCGTTAGCCCGCCTGATACGGGGAGGTTGCTGGTGCAAAAGGTGACGGATTACCGGCTGCACCTCGCCGCACGCAGCGAAATGGCGGCCCATATTCACGACAAACCCGACCTGAAAGGCATTCCTGTCGTGGGCTATATTCCCGATATGATTTTCGATAAGGAATTGGATTATCTGGGGGATTTAGGGGCAGGGGGCGTGCATTTGGCCTCTAATTCGGTGTCGGTGCAGATGCATATGTTGCGCCATTCCCAAGCCGTTGGGTTTGTGCATGATTTTGCGCTGCATTGCGCCCCGGAATTGCGGCGGGTGTTAATGGATCATTATTCATTATGTCGTTCTTTTTATCTGGTGCGGCACGCTTCTGATCGGCATTCTCAGCGTCTTGGCCAATTTGCCGCAGCCTTTTCCGCCCGATTAAAGGCTGAGGTTACGCGGTTGGAGGCAGAGCTGGCTTGA
- a CDS encoding CoA-acylating methylmalonate-semialdehyde dehydrogenase has protein sequence MQELTHYINGEHVTGNSGRFTDVFNPATGEVQAKCPLASTDELNHAVDIAAAAQPAWEATNPQRRARVMMKFVDLLNRDMDKLAEALSREHGKTFPDAKGDIQRGLEVVEFCIGAPHLLKGEFTDSAGPGIDMYSMRQALGVCAGITPFNFPAMIPMWMFAPAIACGNAFILKPSERDPSVPLMLAELMEEAGLPKGILQVVNGDKESVDAILDHDVIQSIGFVGSTPIAEYIYGRGCSNGKRVQCFGGAKNHMIIMPDADLDQAADALIGAGYGAAGERCMAISVAVPVGEETADRLVEKLIPRVEALKVGPYTAGDDVDYGPVVTAAAKENILKLVQSGVDQGAKLVVDGRNFNLQGYEDGFFVGPHLFDHVTPDMDIYTKEIFGPVLSTVRAKTYEEAINLAIDHEYGNGTAIYTRDGDTARDFAKRINIGMVGVNVPIPVPLAYHSFGGWKKSGFGDLNQHGTDSFKFYTRTKTVTARWPSGIKEGGEFNFKQMD, from the coding sequence ATGCAAGAGCTGACGCATTACATCAACGGTGAACATGTCACCGGAAATTCCGGACGTTTTACAGACGTGTTTAACCCCGCAACGGGTGAAGTTCAGGCCAAATGCCCGCTGGCCAGCACTGACGAGCTGAACCATGCCGTTGACATCGCCGCAGCAGCACAGCCGGCATGGGAAGCCACAAACCCACAACGCCGGGCCCGGGTAATGATGAAATTCGTCGACCTGCTGAACCGTGACATGGATAAACTGGCCGAAGCCTTGTCTCGGGAACATGGCAAAACCTTTCCGGATGCCAAAGGCGACATTCAACGTGGTCTAGAAGTTGTTGAATTCTGCATCGGCGCGCCACATCTGCTGAAAGGTGAATTCACCGACAGCGCAGGCCCCGGCATTGATATGTATTCCATGCGTCAGGCTTTGGGGGTTTGCGCCGGGATCACACCGTTCAACTTTCCTGCGATGATCCCGATGTGGATGTTTGCGCCCGCCATCGCCTGTGGCAACGCCTTTATCCTGAAACCTTCCGAACGCGATCCTTCCGTGCCATTGATGTTGGCCGAACTGATGGAAGAAGCCGGCCTGCCCAAAGGGATTTTGCAGGTTGTAAATGGCGACAAAGAATCCGTTGATGCGATTTTGGACCACGATGTGATCCAGTCGATTGGCTTTGTTGGCTCAACCCCGATCGCCGAATATATCTATGGTCGCGGCTGTTCCAATGGCAAACGTGTGCAATGTTTTGGTGGCGCGAAAAACCACATGATCATCATGCCGGATGCCGATCTGGACCAAGCGGCCGATGCCCTGATTGGTGCGGGTTATGGGGCCGCAGGCGAACGGTGCATGGCGATTTCCGTGGCGGTTCCTGTTGGTGAAGAAACCGCAGATCGGTTGGTTGAAAAACTGATCCCACGTGTCGAAGCGCTAAAAGTCGGGCCATATACGGCGGGGGATGATGTGGATTACGGTCCCGTTGTGACCGCCGCCGCCAAAGAAAACATCCTGAAACTGGTGCAATCCGGTGTTGATCAGGGCGCGAAATTGGTGGTTGATGGTCGCAATTTCAACCTGCAAGGTTACGAAGACGGGTTCTTTGTTGGGCCGCATCTGTTTGACCACGTGACCCCAGACATGGATATCTACACCAAGGAAATCTTTGGTCCGGTCCTGTCAACGGTTCGTGCAAAAACCTACGAAGAAGCAATCAACCTGGCGATTGACCACGAATATGGCAACGGCACCGCGATTTACACCCGTGATGGCGACACGGCCCGCGACTTTGCCAAACGTATCAACATCGGCATGGTTGGCGTGAACGTGCCGATCCCTGTGCCGCTGGCCTATCACAGCTTTGGCGGTTGGAAAAAATCCGGGTTTGGTGATCTGAATCAACACGGCACTGACAGCTTCAAATTCTACACCCGGACCAAGACAGTCACAGCGCGCTGGCCATCCGGCATTAAGGAAGGTGGCGAGTTTAACTTTAAACAGATGGATTGA
- the coaD gene encoding pantetheine-phosphate adenylyltransferase, producing the protein MRVGLYPGTFDPVTLGHMDIIRRACALVDRLVIGVAINRDKGPLFSLEERVAMVETECAELARETGVEIIAHPFENLLIDCAQDVGAQIIIRGLRAVADFEYEYQMVGMNRQLNDEIETVFLMAEAQHQAIASKLVKEIARLGGDVSKFVTPAVHDALSQKFST; encoded by the coding sequence ATGCGCGTAGGATTGTACCCCGGAACGTTCGACCCGGTCACGTTAGGCCACATGGATATTATTCGTCGCGCCTGCGCGTTGGTGGATCGTTTGGTCATTGGCGTGGCGATCAATCGCGACAAGGGCCCGCTGTTTTCATTAGAAGAGCGGGTCGCCATGGTCGAAACGGAATGCGCTGAACTGGCGCGCGAAACCGGTGTTGAGATTATTGCGCATCCGTTTGAAAATCTGTTGATCGATTGTGCGCAGGATGTTGGGGCGCAGATTATTATCCGTGGGCTACGGGCTGTTGCTGATTTTGAATATGAATATCAAATGGTTGGGATGAACCGACAGTTGAATGATGAAATTGAAACTGTGTTTCTAATGGCCGAAGCCCAGCATCAGGCAATCGCGTCGAAACTGGTCAAAGAAATCGCGCGTCTGGGGGGGGATGTGTCAAAGTTTGTCACCCCGGCTGTTCATGACGCACTGAGTCAGAAATTTTCGACCTAA